TGACTTTCTTTATCACTAAAACGATTAATCTTATCTTCTATAGATGGACAATATCTTGGCCCTATACCTTCAATTTGCCCTGTAAAAAGCGGAGCGCGATAAAAATTGCTTTTTATAATCTCATGTGTTTTTAAATTTGTTCTTGCTATATAACATGGGAGTTGATTAGGTTTGAAATTTTTTGTTTTAAAACTAAAAGCTTTAGGATTTTCATCTCCAGGTTGAATTTCTAAAACACTAAAATCAATACTTTTAGCGTCAACCCTTGGACAAGTTCCTGTTTTCAATCTTCCTACTTTCAACCCACTTTGTTTTAAGTAATCTCCCAAATTTACAGACGCAAGCTCACCTACCCTACCTGCTTGAAGCTTGGTTTCACCTATATGGATAAGTCCATTCAAAAAAGTTCCTGTTGTAAGTATGATTTTCTTGGCAAAATATGTATTTTCTAAATTAGTTTTAACCCCTTTAAGCTCATCATTTTCAACAATCAAAGACAAAGCTTGCTCTTGAGAGATTTCTAAATTTTCAAGTTTTAAAAGCATATTTCTAGCACAAATTCTATAAGCATCCATATCAATTTGTGCTCTACTTCCGCGCACTGCAACACCTTTACTTTCATTTAAGATTCTAAATTGAATTCCAGTCTCATCGGTAATTTGCCCCATAAGTCCACCCATAGCATCAAGCTCTTTTACCAAATGTCCTTTTGCTAAACCACCTATAGCAGGATTACAACTTGCAGCACCAATTTGCTCAATTAAAGTAGTTAAAAGTAAAGTTTTTTTACCCATTCTAGCAGCAGCAGCAGCAGCCTCAACTCCAGCATGCCCACCACCTATTACGATTATATCATACATATTTTGACCTCATTTTTATAAAAAGGCAAAAATTATATAATATTTTTTAAAATAAAACACTAAAAATATTTTTTGAAATTTAAAAGTTTTAGATAAAATCTCATAAAAATTAAAGGTATTGAATGTTTAATGGATTAATCCGCGAATTAGCCTTTGTCAAATCATATCAAAACAACACTTTAAGATTAAAAGCAAACTACAAACCAAAACTAGGCGATAGCATAGCAGTTAATGGTGCGTGTTTAAGCGTAACAAAACTTTTTGATGATGGTTTTAATCTTGAACTTTCTTATGAAACAAGAACTCACATAGCTATTGAAAATTTAAAAGACTATGTGCATATTGAACCTGCACTAGCTTACGGCGATAAAATAGATGGACATTTAATGCAAGGACATATTGATGGTATAGGTGAAATTACTAATATTTCTAAAAAAGAAAATGGAGTTGATTTTTATATTAAATGTCCTGATGATATACAAATTTATATGGCAAATAAAGCAAGTGTGGCCATAGATGGAGTGAGCTTAACTATCAATGAAGTTCTAAAAGATGGCATTCGCTTAACTATCATTCCTATAACCTTTAATGAAACTTTGTTTAAAGATTACATCATAGGAAGACGCGTTAATATAGAAAGTGATCTTTTAGCAAGATACATACACAGACAATTAAATTACAAAAAAGAAATTTCATGGCAACAAATAGACAAAATTACATCACTTTATTAGAAAATGATTTTACAAAAGCTTTTGTAGCTTTTGATCAAGATTATAATATCTTTAGAGCAAAAATTCACGATAATACTTTTCCTTGGGAAAATTCTATAAAAAAGTGTGTATTTTTAAATCAAATTCATTCTAATATCATTACTCAATATAATAAAGATTTTCACTTTAACGCTGATGGGATAATTAGCAATGAAAAAAATGTAGCTTTGTGTATTTTAAGTGCTGATTGCTTACCTTTGCTTTTATATGATGATAAAAATAAAGCCATAGCAGCTTTGCATTCAGGCAGAAAAGGATGTTTTGAAAATATCTTAAAAGAAGCTGTTTTAAAAATGCAAAAAAGCTTTAACACCCAAACCAAGAATTTAAAACTCATCATTTCAGCAGGAATTTGTGCTAAAAATTATGAAATTAATGACGAGATTTTAAACTACAGCAAAGAAAAATTTGCACCTTTTTTACATGAAAATAAGCTTGATTTAAAAGCATTGGTTAAATTTCAAGCAAAAGAATTAGGTATTAATAATATTTTTGATATCAATCTTTGTACTTTTGATGATGAGAAATTTTTTTCTTATAGAAAAGACCAAACTCCAAAGCGCATTGTTAGCGTGATTTATTTAAAGGATTAAAATGTATGAAGTAAAAAATTTGCTTGCTTTGAAAATTTTACAAAAGGCTAGAGAATTTGGTGATAATGACTTAAGCAACGAAGTTTTAATCACTCAAATGCTAAATCATACCTCACAAACTCTAAATCAAAACGATACTAAAAATTTAAATGAATTTATCACAACACTTATAAATGCCAAAGAAAAGGCTAAAATGAGCAACAAATAA
This genomic stretch from Campylobacter lari subsp. concheus harbors:
- the pgeF gene encoding peptidoglycan editing factor PgeF, translating into MATNRQNYITLLENDFTKAFVAFDQDYNIFRAKIHDNTFPWENSIKKCVFLNQIHSNIITQYNKDFHFNADGIISNEKNVALCILSADCLPLLLYDDKNKAIAALHSGRKGCFENILKEAVLKMQKSFNTQTKNLKLIISAGICAKNYEINDEILNYSKEKFAPFLHENKLDLKALVKFQAKELGINNIFDINLCTFDDEKFFSYRKDQTPKRIVSVIYLKD
- the ribE gene encoding riboflavin synthase, with translation MFNGLIRELAFVKSYQNNTLRLKANYKPKLGDSIAVNGACLSVTKLFDDGFNLELSYETRTHIAIENLKDYVHIEPALAYGDKIDGHLMQGHIDGIGEITNISKKENGVDFYIKCPDDIQIYMANKASVAIDGVSLTINEVLKDGIRLTIIPITFNETLFKDYIIGRRVNIESDLLARYIHRQLNYKKEISWQQIDKITSLY